In the Melitaea cinxia chromosome 28, ilMelCinx1.1, whole genome shotgun sequence genome, one interval contains:
- the LOC123667375 gene encoding uncharacterized protein LOC123667375, giving the protein METKTKTKLPQEGTCASGKGESLRASSDARCPFDSGEGTLCYCDSPHMGVDVVPGKGGATSARNTDSDNSLRSGGSNEPSLSRTGLPSRDRKGRFLSRQKGPSKGQDKGGNRFAVLAADDKTDTDTDMVSGSPDRHIALTGRRKRPSSSTFASGRDGSDTEAEGAGLAKINTARRGKARGTTAGPSREKFLKPAPVRPEPVNILIDNESDVGSSIVDDVVALNAQELRARAGEGLAVILEVARKSGNLKGEFVAKLKRSATDLSEVVDAFASRTEADEVRRLRAENRRFRIEIEAMKTELKAMRRGFAEAKTEAAANAAAAAAAAANASVAGPPATLPVAAMLEEFKHSLTCSLGDMMNVRLAQIEERLPPAPSVRPQLGAGGPRRPETAATTSAAPSTVAREETWATVVKRGKGKRKGKGKSSAPPSTPAVEGRTAAPAVKPTGKPAAASSARPAAKPTAKPTKQSGRPATKATVKAKFKAPKTAAVVVQLQPAAVEKGQTYDSIFRSAEDTVKLEELGIERILFRHTATGARMLEIPGSDKEEKADRLASRLREALSDVATVVRPVKTAQVRISGLDDTATPERVAAAVAKATSSDVGTVRVGAIRSGFGGMGSTVVACPVSVAKALTEGGRLLIGWSSVRVSALEALPMRCFKCMGLGHTRPKCPASVDRGNLCFKCGNAGHKVASCPEKTPRCVVCAEGGKPSGHIMCGRRCRPATSKGKGALGTRAPRETASQTAADGVAPPAAAGEVEVVMSE; this is encoded by the coding sequence ATGGAAACAAAGACTAAAACGAAACTACCCCAGGAGGGTACCTGCGCCTCCGGCAAAGGAGAATCCCTCCGTGCATCTTCGGATGCACGCTGCCCGTTCGATTCTGGGGAGGGCACCCTTTGTTACTGTGATTCGCCCCATATGGGCGTTGACGTTGTGCCCGGGAAGGGCGGTGCGACCTCTGCAAGAAATACGGACTCCGATAACAGCCTTCGGAGTGGCGGCTCAAACGAGCCGTCACTCTCGAGGACTGGTCTCCCCTCGCGAGATCGCAAGGGGAGATTCCTCTCACGCCAAAAAGGCCCTTCTAAGGGCCAGGACAAAGGTGGAAACCGTTTTGCGGTTCTGGCTGCGGACGACAAAACGGACACCGATACAGACATGGTTTCGGGATCCCCTGACAGGCATATTGCCTTGACGGGACGGCGGAAGCGACCCTCATCCTCGACCTTCGCGTCTGGGCGTGACGGTTCGGACACGGAGGCCGAGGGCGCGGGCCTCGCTAAAATTAACACGGCGAGAAGGGGAAAGGCGAGAGGAACCACGGCGGGTCCTTCCCGCGAAAAGTTCCTCAAGCCAGCACCTGTCCGGCCGGAACCCGTAAACATACTCATCGACAACGAGTCCGACGTCGGCTCGTCGATCGTAGACGACGTTGTTGCGCTCAACGCGCAGGAACTCAGGGCGCGCGCGGGCGAGGGACTCGCCGTAATACTAGAGGTTGCCCGGAAATCCGGGAACCTCAAAGGCGAGTTCGTCGCAAAGCTGAAGAGGTCCGCGACGGACCTGAGCGAGGTGGTCGACGCCTTTGCCTCTAGGACCGAGGCCGATGAAGTGAGGCGGCTCCGAGCGGAGAACCGCCGCTTCAGGATCGAAATAGAGGCAATGAAAACGGAGCTGAAGGCGATGCGGCGCGGCTTCGCCGAGGCGAAGACGGAAGCGGCCGCtaacgccgccgccgccgccgccgccgctgccaACGCCTCAGTCGCCGGTCCACCTGCGACACTTCCGGTGGCGGCCATGCTAGAGGAGTTCAAGCACTCCTTGACCTGCTCGCTGGGCGATATGATGAACGTCCGGCTGGCGCAGATCGAGGAGAGGCTGCCGCCGGCTCCGTCGGTCCGCCCCCAACTGGGAGCTGGTGGACCTCGACGCCCTGAGACGGCGGCCACTACGTCAGCGGCCCCCTCCACGGTTGCCCGGGAGGAAACCTGGGCAACAGTGGTCAAAAGAGGGAAGGGCAAGAGGAAGGGGAAAGGGAAGTCCTCCGCCCCTCCATCTACACCTGCAGTCGAAGGCCGGACTGCCGCCCCTGCGGTGAAGCCGACTGGCAAGCCAGCCGCGGCGTCGTCCGCGCGACCGGCCGCCAAGCCGACCGCCAAGCCGACCAAGCAGTCCGGAAGGCCGGCAACAAAGGCGACGGTTAAGGCCAAATTCAAGGCCCCGAAGACTGCGGCAGTCGTCGTCCAGCTGCAGCCGGCGGCTGTAGAGAAGGGTCAAACTTACGACTCCATCTTCCGGTCGGCTGAAGACACCGTGAAATTGGAGGAACTGGGGATCGAGCGCATCCTCTTCCGTCATACGGCGACGGGAGCGAGGATGCTCGAGATCCCCGGTTCCGACAAAGAGGAGAAGGCCGACCGGCTCGCCAGCCGGCTCAGGGAGGCCCTCTCGGACGTGGCCACCGTCGTCAGGCCCGTTAAGACCGCGCAGGTGCGCATCTCGGGCCTGGATGACACGGCCACTCCCGAGAGGGTGGCGGCGGCGGTCGCGAAGGCGACATCGTCCGACGTCGGCACGGTGAGGGTCGGGGCGATCCGCTCCGGCTTCGGCGGCATGGGCTCCACCGTCGTAGCCTGCCCCGTCTCGGTTGCGAAAGCGCTGACCGAGGGGGGCAGGCTACTGATCGGCTGGAGCTCGGTGCGAGTGTCGGCCCTGGAGGCGCTCCCCATGCGCTGCTTTAAGTGCATGGGGTTGGGCCACACGCGCCCGAAGTGTCCGGCGTCTGTCGACAGGGGCAACCTCTGCTTTAAATGCGGGAACGCGGGGCACAAGGTCGCCTCCTGCCCGGAGAAGACACCGCGCTGCGTGGTGTGCGCCGAGGGAGGTAAACCCTCGGGGCACATCATGTGCGGCCGCAGGTGCAGGCCTGCGACCTCGAAAGGAAAGGGGGCCCTCGGAACCCGGGCCCCCCGAGAGACCGCAAGCCAGACAGCCGCAGACGGCGTTGCCCCCCCGGCCGCGGCGGGGGAGGTGGAGGTTGTGATGTCTGAGTAA